In Oryza sativa Japonica Group chromosome 8, ASM3414082v1, the sequence TGGGATTGGTAGAATCGTAGTATTGTAATTGGTTAAGAGAAAAAGGTAGGTGgagaaatagcttcattttagaATAAGGTACTGTGCtaaaaataactatattttgggacggaggtagtagtacctAAGATTTCGTTAGATCGTGTGAAAATGAATAGTATGATTGAGATGCTTTAAAAGTAGGATACTAGGGCTGTGTTCGGTACTCTCTTTTCCCAACTCTCCCCTCtggtttttcgcgcgcacgcttttcaaactgctaaacggtacgttttttgcaaaaagtttctatacgaaagttgcttagaaaaatcatattgatccagttttgaaaaataatagctaatatttaattaatcacgcgctaatagactgctccgttttccgtgcatgGGAGATGGGTTTCCAACTCTCACCTCCAAACAGTAACACAGCCTAGGTGGGATTGGTAGAATCTTAGTACAGGAATATACTAGGGACCTGTTTGGGGAAGCTTATATAGCTGCTACAGTTGCCTAGGTGGGATTGGTAGAATCTTAGTACAGGAAGATACTAGGGACATGTTTGGGGAAGCTTATATAGCTGCTACAGTTTTTCTATAATCAGAAGCTCCTCTAAACAGTTCAACTTTTGATCCAGATTCTGAGAAAATGTAGTTGTAAAATCCACAAAATAGTCTAGTCAGAAGCTAGGAAACCTAATTTtttcagattctcagaagctggctaccaattAATTATTTCTTAAGCTCTCAGACAGGCCATACGATATCATGATACTGATAACTTTGCCAAGAAGGCGAGCTCGCATGATTCCCGGGATGTGCTGATATCGATAGCTAGCTTACCATGCGCAGATGAAGGAAACGTATCCTTACTAATACTACTTGGATTCCGAATCGGATTAACTTTAGATGATTCGTCTCTGACTCGATTTTAACAGATTAATTAAACAGCGCTATGCAGACAGCAAATCGATCGACTCCGTCTCGGATCAGAGTTGATGATTCATGCTATAAATACAGGACCCACCAAACAGTTCTCCAAGCCGTACCGAGGAGAAACAAGAAAACGACCTCTCTGTTCGGTTAATTAGCGCGGATTAAGATCGATCAAAAGGCTGCATCTACTAAGTTCGAGTAAAAGCAAGCCACCCGTTTCAATCCATGGCGGCGACAGCGGACAACGGCGAAAAGATGATCCTCCTGATCAGCTCGGACGGCGAGCGTTTTGAGctgtcggaggcggcggcgagtcaGTCAAAGACGTTATCCCACATGATCGAGGATGACTGCACCGACAATGGGGTTCCCCTCCCCAACGTCACCGCCGTCGTTCTCGCCAAGGTGGTCGAGTACTTCAAGAAACACGCCGCCGTCACCCCCAAGCCGGCCACAGAAGCCGTCGCCGCTGATAAagcgaagagggaggaggagctcaagAGCTTCGACGCCGAGTTCGTCGACGTCGACAGGACGATGGTGTTCGAGTTGATTTTGGCTGCAAACTTCTTGAACGCGCAGGACCTGCTAGATCTGACCTGCCAGCACGCGGCGGACTTGATCAAAGACATGTCGGTGGAGGAGGTCAGGGAGGTGTTCAACATCACCAATGACTTCACgccagaggaggaggcggaggtccgTAAGGAGAACGCTTGGGCTTTTGACAACTAGGGTATCAAAGATTGATATAATTTAGGCATTTGTCATTAACTATCGTCGTGTGTTAGTTACTAGTACTTATTTAGCACTGATAGGATTTAGCTGTTTAGGTGGTTGATATATACTTAAGTAATTTACTGCATTGCCTCCTAATTTATTTACTTATTATTTAACTCTCGGTTTAGTCTAAGCTTATACTTGCTTGCTCTTCGGTGGTTTCGATTGAGCCATCAAATTAAAGGAAAAGTTCAGTGTAGCACAGGCAGGAAACAAAATCATGGTTCGGAATCTCAGGGTCGTCTTATACCGCAGCTT encodes:
- the LOC4345419 gene encoding SKP1-like protein 5, coding for MAATADNGEKMILLISSDGERFELSEAAASQSKTLSHMIEDDCTDNGVPLPNVTAVVLAKVVEYFKKHAAVTPKPATEAVAADKAKREEELKSFDAEFVDVDRTMVFELILAANFLNAQDLLDLTCQHAADLIKDMSVEEVREVFNITNDFTPEEEAEVRKENAWAFDN